The genomic DNA TAATTGCTTATGTTCCGCAAGCAGAAGAAGTGGATTGGAATTTTCCAGTTAATGTTTGGGATGTAGTAATGATGGGACGCTATGGCTATATGAATTTGTTGCGAATTCCTAAGCCTATAGATCGACGAATTGTCAGAGAAAGTTTAGAGCGAGTGCAGATGTGGGATTTGAAAGATCGTCAAATAGGCGAACTCTCAGGAGGTCAGAAAAAACGAGCATTTCTGGCACGAGCTTTGGCGCAAAAAAGCACAATTTTACTACTCGATGAACCTTTCACCGGTGTAGATATTAATACTGAAAAGACCATGATTGATTTGTTATTAAGATTGCGAGAAATAGGACACACAATCTTAGTTTCTACTCACGATCTCGCTTCCATTAAGACTTTTTGCGACCAAGTTGTACTGATTAATCGCACTATCCTCGCCTATGGAAAAACTTCAGACTTATTCACTGAAGAAAATCTGTCTCGGACTTTTGGTGGTTCTCTGGGAGAACTCTAATAAGACTTACGCAAAACCATCCGTAATGCCGCTCGGAAAGGCGGTAAAAAACAGCCAAGATGGTGGCGTTACTACACAAATCTGCGTAAACTATATCTAATTCAATCAAACTCGCATTATTGACATAGTACAGGAGAATTTATGATCGATATTTGGCAATGGTTTATGGCTCCCTTAGCCCATGAATTTATGGTTAAAGCTGTTTTAGTTAGTATGCTTGTTGGAGTTGTCTGTTCCGTTTTGTCCTGCTATATGACCCTCAAAGGCTGGGCCTTAATGGGGGATGCCGTGTCCCATGCAGTGATGCCAGGAGTGGTAATTGCTTATTTGCTGAATATTCCCTTGGCAATTGGTGCTTTTGTGTTTGGAGTTGGTTCCGTTGTGGCAATTGGATT from Kamptonema formosum PCC 6407 includes the following:
- a CDS encoding metal ABC transporter ATP-binding protein; amino-acid sequence: MRDAVSIKVEEVTVAYNGKIALSGANLELKPGSINGLVGMNGSGKSTLFKAIMGFVKPITGRVLVEGLPIRSAQKRNLIAYVPQAEEVDWNFPVNVWDVVMMGRYGYMNLLRIPKPIDRRIVRESLERVQMWDLKDRQIGELSGGQKKRAFLARALAQKSTILLLDEPFTGVDINTEKTMIDLLLRLREIGHTILVSTHDLASIKTFCDQVVLINRTILAYGKTSDLFTEENLSRTFGGSLGEL